Proteins from a genomic interval of Desulfofustis limnaeus:
- the cdaA gene encoding diadenylate cyclase CdaA: MFEFVQLFRWQDGLDILVVAFVFYQLISIIRGTRSVQMVIGLGVLVAAYFLARVLELATLLWLLQTFLSSLFLIVIIVFQDDIRRALTQVGQSPFQKSTGMMEKELEEIIRTVFYLSKRRIGALIVIEREMGLRDYVESGFLIDARLTKELLISIFMPVSPLHDGGVIISKGRIHTAGSILPLTQNPYIDKRYGTRHRAAIGLSEETDAVILVVSEETQNISLVQHGAMTAVNDEISLTNSLRAIFIGSKEMHKSTWKNWFVRS, translated from the coding sequence ATGTTCGAATTCGTTCAATTGTTTCGTTGGCAGGACGGGCTGGACATCCTGGTGGTGGCCTTCGTCTTCTACCAGCTGATCTCCATCATCCGCGGCACCCGCTCGGTGCAGATGGTGATCGGGCTCGGCGTCCTGGTGGCCGCCTACTTCCTGGCCCGGGTGCTGGAGCTGGCAACGCTGCTGTGGCTCCTGCAGACCTTTCTCAGCTCGTTGTTTCTTATCGTCATCATCGTCTTTCAGGACGATATCCGGCGGGCGCTGACCCAGGTGGGACAGTCGCCGTTCCAGAAATCCACGGGGATGATGGAAAAGGAGCTGGAAGAGATCATCCGTACCGTCTTTTACCTGTCCAAGCGCCGCATCGGCGCCCTGATCGTCATCGAGCGGGAGATGGGGCTGCGCGATTACGTGGAGTCCGGCTTTCTCATCGATGCCCGGCTGACCAAGGAGCTGCTCATCTCGATCTTCATGCCGGTGTCGCCGCTGCATGACGGCGGCGTCATCATCAGCAAGGGGCGCATCCATACCGCCGGCTCCATCCTGCCGCTGACCCAGAACCCCTATATCGACAAGCGCTACGGCACCCGGCACCGGGCCGCCATCGGCCTCTCCGAGGAGACCGACGCGGTTATCCTGGTGGTCTCAGAAGAGACGCAGAACATCTCGCTCGTGCAGCACGGGGCCATGACCGCGGTCAACGACGAGATCTCGCTGACCAACAGCCTGCGGGCGATCTTTATCGGCAGCAAAGAGATGCATAAATCCACCTGGAAAAACTGGTTCGTCCGCTCATGA
- the glmM gene encoding phosphoglucosamine mutase, with amino-acid sequence MRKLFGTDGIRGEANTHPMTTEIAMQVGRAIAFIVKDRSRGHGIVIGKDTRLSCYMLENALAAGICSMGVDVMLVGPLPTPGISFITTSMRADAGVVISASHNPFQDNGIKIFAHDGFKLPDCVEEEIEALIFSQKMEALRPVAEEVGKARRIEDAKGRYIVFLKNTFPKHLMLDDFHIVLDCANGATYGVAPEVFEELGAKVTALSVDPDGTNINRRCGALHPELMAETVRREKADIGLAFDGDGDRLIVCDEHGQIVDGDHIMAICAKDLLAQRKLKKKTVVATVMSNMGLQVALEQMGGILTRTAVGDRYVVEEMRAKGYNFGGEQSGHLIFLDSSTTGDGILAGLQLLSVMKKKERPLSELATIMESFPQVLKNVRTRTRMSVDEIPHFTTTLRKLEEKLNTSGRILVRPSGTEPVIRVMVEGQDEQLINDMADELCELVSNADRM; translated from the coding sequence ATGAGAAAGCTTTTCGGCACCGACGGCATTCGCGGCGAGGCCAACACCCACCCCATGACCACCGAGATCGCTATGCAGGTGGGCCGCGCCATCGCCTTCATCGTCAAGGACCGCTCGCGCGGCCACGGCATCGTCATCGGCAAGGACACCCGGCTCTCCTGCTACATGCTGGAAAACGCGCTGGCCGCCGGCATCTGCTCGATGGGCGTCGACGTCATGCTGGTGGGGCCGCTGCCGACGCCGGGCATCTCCTTTATCACCACCTCCATGCGCGCCGATGCCGGGGTGGTTATCTCCGCCTCGCACAACCCCTTTCAGGACAACGGCATCAAGATTTTCGCGCACGACGGTTTCAAACTGCCGGACTGCGTTGAAGAAGAGATCGAGGCGCTGATCTTCTCGCAGAAGATGGAGGCGCTGCGGCCGGTCGCCGAGGAGGTGGGCAAGGCCCGCCGCATCGAAGACGCCAAGGGCCGCTACATCGTCTTTCTCAAGAACACCTTCCCCAAACACCTGATGCTCGATGATTTTCACATCGTGCTCGATTGCGCCAACGGCGCCACCTACGGGGTCGCCCCGGAGGTCTTCGAGGAACTGGGGGCCAAAGTCACCGCGCTCTCCGTGGACCCCGACGGCACCAACATCAATCGCCGCTGCGGCGCGCTCCATCCGGAGCTGATGGCCGAGACGGTGCGCCGGGAAAAGGCCGACATCGGCCTGGCCTTCGACGGCGACGGCGACCGCCTCATCGTCTGCGACGAGCACGGCCAGATCGTCGACGGCGACCATATCATGGCCATCTGCGCCAAGGATCTGCTGGCCCAGCGCAAGCTGAAAAAAAAGACCGTGGTGGCCACCGTCATGTCCAACATGGGTCTGCAGGTGGCCCTGGAGCAGATGGGCGGCATCCTCACCCGCACCGCCGTGGGTGACCGTTACGTGGTGGAGGAGATGCGCGCCAAGGGCTACAACTTCGGCGGCGAGCAGTCCGGCCACCTGATCTTTCTGGACAGCAGCACCACCGGCGACGGCATCCTCGCCGGCCTGCAGCTCCTGTCGGTCATGAAGAAGAAGGAGCGCCCCCTCTCCGAGCTGGCCACCATCATGGAGAGCTTCCCGCAGGTGCTGAAAAACGTCCGCACCCGCACCCGGATGAGCGTCGACGAGATCCCGCACTTCACCACCACGCTCAGAAAACTCGAAGAAAAACTGAACACCTCCGGCCGCATCCTGGTCCGCCCGTCGGGCACCGAACCGGTTATCCGCGTCATGGTGGAAGGCCAGGACGAACAACTGATCAACGACATGGCCGACGAACTCTGCGAACTGGTCAGCAACGCCGACCGGATGTAA
- a CDS encoding CdaR family protein yields MKPFSFTYWRRVLATEGLPILISLLLSAVLWYNVGGEQTVDTSVMIPVEVLNLPRELVISNQFKRQLEVTVHGPRSVILGIDQRQISRRVDLANATPGTTVIANDPDSITVPRGVTVLRVQPSTIILSLDKLISKQFAINPVTIGSPAPGYRLENLRMEPNVIIITGPESVLSKHDVLRTREIDLSGINQTTQLQVPLDLDPAIVDLIGETTITADIAVSLEMEQYEYTLPLTHDAGLEVPVKRVKVFADVPKLLLDEGVKLTDILTARLAVDEVNGIGIVRIVQAENLSHPVEILKVEPAVIELPKKPAPAPAPPPAVQTPDEPAKP; encoded by the coding sequence ATGAAGCCGTTCAGTTTCACCTATTGGCGTCGAGTCCTGGCCACCGAGGGGCTGCCCATCCTCATTTCCCTGCTGCTCTCGGCGGTGCTCTGGTACAACGTCGGCGGTGAGCAGACGGTGGACACCAGTGTCATGATCCCGGTGGAGGTGCTCAACCTGCCCCGCGAGCTGGTGATCTCCAACCAGTTCAAGCGACAGCTGGAGGTGACGGTGCACGGGCCACGCTCGGTGATCCTCGGCATCGACCAGCGGCAGATCAGCCGGCGCGTCGATCTGGCCAACGCCACGCCGGGGACCACGGTGATCGCCAACGACCCGGATTCGATCACGGTGCCGCGCGGCGTCACCGTGCTGCGGGTGCAGCCGTCCACCATCATCTTGTCGCTGGACAAGCTGATCTCCAAGCAGTTCGCCATCAACCCGGTGACCATCGGCTCCCCGGCGCCGGGCTACCGCCTGGAAAACCTGCGCATGGAGCCGAACGTCATCATCATCACCGGGCCTGAATCGGTGCTGAGCAAACATGACGTGCTGCGCACCCGGGAGATCGATCTCAGCGGCATCAACCAGACCACCCAGCTGCAGGTGCCGCTGGATCTCGATCCGGCCATCGTCGATCTGATCGGCGAGACGACCATCACCGCCGACATCGCCGTCTCCCTGGAAATGGAGCAGTACGAATATACTTTGCCGCTGACTCACGATGCGGGGCTGGAGGTGCCGGTCAAGCGGGTCAAGGTCTTCGCCGACGTACCGAAGCTGCTGCTCGACGAAGGCGTCAAACTGACCGATATCCTCACCGCCCGGCTGGCGGTGGACGAGGTCAACGGCATCGGCATCGTCCGCATCGTGCAGGCGGAGAACCTGAGCCACCCGGTGGAGATCCTCAAGGTCGAACCGGCGGTGATCGAGCTGCCGAAAAAACCGGCACCGGCACCAGCGCCGCCCCCGGCGGTCCAAACGCCGGACGAGCCGGCCAAACCATGA
- a CDS encoding DUF748 domain-containing protein has product MSEKPTDLFGTITIAPGSASEETPAAVPAEKEPRKSRRSRSAREPKTRPPAKRPRPAGSGSWKLWVGLLVVAIGGYCAAGFLLAPYLLRTVLPDYLHKQTGLQLAIKQTHFNPFTFRLDVNGLSVFTEAAGQNPERLLAIDRLDSDLEPISLLRGDLVCKTLTIDGLAMSVIRREDKTYNIAPLLRSKSAPSQTSDIIDFAELPFFFALNNITIGNARVTVEDHHTGKQHLIESIQLTLPAIANFSSGTKTYLQPHFSAVVNGSPITLSSSAAADGTAAQGDTAISVSLNDIDIPLYSDYLPVELPIRFTKGAANGTLHVSFSDLENQGQRLVIRFDLSATELTLQSRDQHLSLTVPSARLEGSFAPLSRTLQLDSVLLHEPTLAGTGPLTRETLATLLPMTRRPAADSTLYQAIPALRIKLLIADGASFVGAAAGDKKEGPAWKDIQLSIRDFSNEAGGKDSGSGTFRLAGVDGRSPASFTWQGQFSGSDNRPAGTLQLSDMPVARIAPFLGRTPTDISGSLDLNGQLSMALAEGAGQPLAYALKSTSITIKELQLKERGLVWLRTPTLRCEPVSISNGVSDFGNVFLPNSTVVMDRAQLPHLFGLFATRPDAFILHGFDFSGTVKVLDNSGKETLLDLRDVLFQANKLELKEIKDDNFVFTARQGDSGSIKAKGILQVAPLTLAAEVATTSLTPKELFSWFSGSKTLLTSRALVDVKGKFRYPQQEFNGELAARQVEIGPAKTPLFRAAAIACTKFNWSGTRNRLEIDTVKTAEPAFSWKRESADENPAEQAAVFLRRLLLPEAEPSDTTQKAAGSDGLSLTIGDIQWSEGRISYRDQRLEPAVQFEILGVHGNLKRLTYPAVEQNAVFQVRGLLDKYPFTIEGEGRLLQKPASVTAGFVAPSVPLHLFAPQIKQRIKDIDIDQANAQVSFSASWQGKQGREQTDIVLRGVTPRTSGSPTAVTLALISDRDGKTSYRTDTEQISGAGVVAEAITHYATLLIKAAIDPLLLADEAFKDLVEQQFVIFQPGTAVITGAGLERLNRYSELLAAHPLIALKLAGHADLQADAPVLLAELTRKEQQRVEEENRKRAEQWQRQQEEKQAAAAQAADPQKVQETDIKPEEEQFVPLAPLPVKVSREMLADLAGKRAQAALTHLVEKLDVDPRRASIHQAKPQIGEDGTFARVDLLLSDMFGRHGDKATP; this is encoded by the coding sequence ATGTCTGAAAAACCAACCGATCTGTTCGGCACCATAACCATCGCGCCCGGGTCCGCATCCGAGGAGACACCGGCAGCGGTGCCGGCCGAAAAAGAGCCGCGCAAATCGCGGCGTTCCCGCTCCGCCCGCGAACCCAAGACCAGGCCGCCCGCTAAACGACCGCGTCCCGCCGGTTCCGGTTCGTGGAAGCTCTGGGTCGGCCTGCTGGTAGTGGCCATCGGCGGTTATTGCGCCGCCGGCTTTCTGCTGGCCCCCTACCTGCTGCGCACCGTGCTGCCGGACTACCTGCACAAACAGACCGGTTTGCAGCTGGCCATCAAGCAGACGCACTTCAACCCCTTCACCTTCCGGCTCGACGTCAACGGGCTGAGCGTGTTCACCGAAGCGGCGGGCCAGAACCCGGAACGGCTGCTGGCCATCGACCGGTTGGACAGCGATCTGGAGCCGATCTCACTGCTGCGCGGCGACCTGGTCTGCAAGACGCTGACCATCGACGGGCTCGCCATGAGCGTCATCCGCCGCGAGGACAAGACCTACAACATCGCCCCGTTGCTGCGCAGCAAGAGCGCCCCCAGCCAGACCTCGGACATCATCGATTTCGCCGAACTCCCCTTTTTCTTCGCGCTCAACAACATCACCATCGGCAACGCGCGGGTCACCGTGGAGGACCACCACACCGGCAAACAGCACCTGATCGAGTCCATCCAGTTGACCTTGCCGGCCATCGCCAACTTCAGCTCCGGCACCAAGACCTACCTGCAGCCCCATTTTTCGGCGGTGGTCAACGGCAGCCCGATCACCCTCAGCAGTTCTGCCGCCGCAGACGGGACGGCGGCCCAGGGCGACACTGCCATCTCCGTCAGCCTCAACGATATCGACATCCCCCTCTACTCCGATTACCTGCCGGTGGAGCTGCCCATCCGCTTCACCAAAGGCGCGGCCAACGGCACCCTGCACGTCTCCTTTTCCGATCTGGAGAACCAGGGGCAACGGCTGGTCATCCGATTCGATCTGTCGGCCACCGAGTTGACGCTGCAGTCGCGTGACCAGCATCTGTCGCTGACCGTTCCGTCGGCCCGCCTGGAAGGTTCGTTTGCGCCGCTGTCGCGCACCCTGCAGTTGGACAGCGTCCTGCTGCACGAGCCGACCCTGGCCGGCACCGGACCGCTGACCCGCGAGACCCTGGCGACCCTGCTGCCGATGACCCGCCGCCCGGCCGCCGACAGCACCCTGTACCAGGCCATCCCGGCCCTGCGCATCAAGCTGCTGATCGCCGACGGCGCCAGCTTTGTCGGGGCTGCGGCTGGCGACAAAAAGGAAGGCCCGGCCTGGAAGGATATCCAGCTCAGTATCCGCGATTTCTCCAACGAGGCGGGCGGCAAGGACAGCGGCAGCGGCACCTTCCGTCTGGCCGGGGTGGACGGCCGCTCGCCGGCTTCGTTCACCTGGCAGGGGCAGTTCTCCGGCAGCGACAACCGGCCGGCCGGGACCCTGCAGCTCAGCGACATGCCGGTGGCCCGTATCGCCCCCTTCCTCGGCCGCACCCCGACCGACATCTCCGGCTCGCTCGACCTCAACGGTCAGCTGAGCATGGCCCTGGCCGAAGGCGCCGGCCAACCGCTCGCCTACGCCCTGAAGAGCACCAGCATCACCATCAAGGAACTGCAGTTGAAGGAGCGCGGCCTGGTCTGGCTGCGCACGCCGACCCTGCGCTGCGAGCCGGTGAGCATCAGCAACGGCGTCAGCGATTTCGGCAACGTCTTCCTGCCCAACAGCACGGTGGTCATGGACCGGGCCCAACTACCCCACCTGTTCGGCCTGTTCGCCACCCGGCCGGATGCCTTCATCCTGCACGGCTTCGATTTTTCCGGGACAGTCAAGGTGCTGGACAATTCCGGCAAAGAGACGCTGCTCGATCTGCGGGACGTACTTTTTCAAGCCAACAAACTAGAACTCAAAGAGATCAAGGACGACAATTTCGTCTTCACCGCCCGGCAGGGCGACAGCGGTTCGATCAAGGCCAAGGGCATCCTGCAGGTGGCGCCGCTCACCCTGGCCGCGGAGGTGGCCACCACCAGCCTGACGCCCAAGGAGCTGTTCTCCTGGTTCTCCGGATCCAAGACGTTGTTGACCAGCCGCGCCCTGGTGGACGTTAAAGGGAAATTCCGGTATCCCCAGCAGGAATTCAACGGGGAACTGGCGGCCCGACAGGTGGAGATCGGCCCCGCCAAGACGCCGCTGTTCCGGGCGGCCGCCATCGCCTGCACCAAATTCAACTGGTCCGGCACTCGGAACCGTCTCGAGATCGACACGGTAAAGACCGCCGAGCCGGCCTTTTCCTGGAAGCGCGAGAGCGCTGACGAAAACCCCGCCGAGCAGGCGGCCGTCTTTCTGCGCCGCCTGCTCCTGCCCGAGGCCGAACCGAGCGACACCACGCAAAAGGCAGCGGGCAGCGACGGCTTGTCGCTGACCATCGGCGACATCCAATGGTCCGAGGGCCGCATTTCCTACCGGGATCAACGGCTGGAGCCGGCCGTGCAGTTCGAGATCCTCGGTGTTCATGGCAACCTGAAACGGCTCACCTACCCGGCCGTGGAGCAAAACGCCGTGTTCCAGGTGCGCGGTCTGCTGGACAAATACCCGTTCACCATCGAAGGGGAAGGCCGCCTGCTGCAGAAACCCGCTTCCGTCACCGCCGGTTTCGTTGCCCCGTCTGTGCCGCTACACCTGTTCGCGCCGCAGATCAAGCAGCGGATCAAGGACATCGACATCGACCAGGCCAACGCCCAGGTATCGTTTTCCGCCTCCTGGCAGGGCAAACAGGGCCGGGAGCAGACCGACATCGTCTTGCGCGGCGTGACGCCGAGAACCTCCGGCAGCCCGACGGCGGTCACCCTGGCCCTGATCAGCGACCGGGACGGCAAGACCAGCTACCGCACCGACACCGAGCAGATCAGCGGTGCCGGCGTGGTCGCCGAGGCCATCACCCATTACGCCACCCTGCTGATCAAGGCGGCCATCGACCCACTCCTGCTGGCCGACGAGGCCTTCAAGGATCTGGTGGAACAGCAGTTCGTCATCTTTCAGCCGGGCACGGCGGTGATCACCGGGGCCGGCCTGGAGCGGCTGAACCGCTACAGCGAACTGCTCGCCGCCCACCCGCTGATAGCCCTGAAACTGGCCGGCCATGCCGACCTGCAAGCCGACGCCCCGGTCCTGTTGGCAGAGCTGACCAGAAAAGAGCAGCAACGAGTCGAAGAGGAAAACCGCAAGCGTGCCGAACAATGGCAGCGCCAGCAGGAAGAGAAACAAGCAGCGGCCGCCCAAGCCGCCGACCCGCAAAAGGTGCAGGAAACCGATATCAAACCGGAAGAAGAACAGTTCGTACCGCTCGCTCCGCTGCCGGTCAAGGTCTCCCGGGAGATGCTCGCCGATCTTGCTGGCAAACGGGCGCAGGCAGCCCTCACCCATCTCGTCGAAAAACTCGACGTGGACCCGCGACGGGCGAGCATCCACCAGGCCAAGCCGCAGATCGGAGAGGACGGGACCTTCGCCCGCGTCGATCTGCTGCTTTCCGACATGTTCGGCCGGCACGGCGACAAGGCGACGCCCTAA
- a CDS encoding type II toxin-antitoxin system PemK/MazF family toxin translates to MVAANLSTQRVPWVPQRQDIIWIDCNPQAGREMRDIHPFLVLSPRIFNDKTSLIIGLPMTTATYNVDNPFAIAVGRVGRKEQKISYVLCHQPKSFDWRVRKARPHPLKKLANTSFEEVCACLNQIIQLA, encoded by the coding sequence ATGGTAGCAGCGAATCTGTCAACTCAGCGGGTCCCATGGGTTCCGCAACGTCAGGACATCATTTGGATCGACTGCAATCCGCAGGCCGGTAGGGAAATGCGCGATATCCACCCGTTTCTGGTGCTTTCTCCACGCATTTTCAATGACAAAACATCTTTGATTATCGGGCTGCCCATGACGACTGCAACATATAATGTCGACAATCCCTTTGCAATTGCTGTTGGTCGAGTTGGCAGAAAAGAGCAGAAGATCAGCTATGTACTCTGTCACCAGCCAAAATCCTTTGACTGGCGAGTTCGTAAGGCTCGCCCCCACCCGCTCAAAAAACTTGCCAACACCTCTTTTGAAGAAGTTTGCGCATGCTTGAATCAGATCATTCAATTGGCGTAG
- a CDS encoding AbrB/MazE/SpoVT family DNA-binding domain-containing protein, translated as MAEAILNIKKWGNNLGVRLPAAIARAAGLHVDQSVHITVEGSTIVICPVNEGMNTLEQRLARFDPKKHGGETMQSERLGAEKW; from the coding sequence ATGGCCGAGGCTATCTTGAACATCAAAAAATGGGGGAATAATCTTGGCGTGCGTTTGCCTGCGGCGATAGCGCGAGCGGCAGGATTACATGTTGATCAGAGTGTGCACATAACTGTCGAGGGCTCTACTATCGTCATCTGTCCCGTGAACGAGGGAATGAACACGCTGGAGCAGCGCTTGGCCCGGTTCGATCCGAAAAAACACGGAGGCGAGACGATGCAGAGCGAACGGCTCGGAGCCGAGAAATGGTAG
- a CDS encoding type II toxin-antitoxin system RelE family toxin, whose product MEEYRIFFKKSVEKDFKVIPKTYLSKILQRIENLKIEPRPIGSEKLSGLELYRIRQGIFRIVYSIQDNELTIWIVKIAHRKEIYKKIS is encoded by the coding sequence ATGGAAGAATATAGGATTTTCTTCAAAAAATCTGTCGAGAAAGACTTCAAAGTAATCCCAAAAACCTATCTATCTAAAATTCTACAAAGAATCGAAAACCTTAAGATAGAACCTCGTCCAATTGGCAGTGAGAAATTATCTGGCCTTGAACTCTATAGAATACGACAGGGTATCTTTAGGATCGTGTATTCAATTCAAGATAATGAATTGACGATATGGATAGTAAAAATCGCACATAGAAAAGAAATTTACAAAAAAATCAGCTAA